The following proteins come from a genomic window of Shewanella halifaxensis HAW-EB4:
- a CDS encoding 4Fe-4S dicluster domain-containing protein — protein sequence MSEIVNVDVKLGVNKFHVDEGHPHVILKDNPDMNEYRKLVNACPAGLYKLEDDSSIRFDSAGCLECGTCKFLCGETILEKWEYPRGTFGIEYRYG from the coding sequence ATGAGTGAAATAGTTAACGTCGATGTCAAATTAGGCGTCAATAAGTTTCATGTCGATGAGGGCCATCCTCATGTTATCTTAAAAGACAATCCAGATATGAACGAATATCGAAAATTAGTTAATGCCTGCCCTGCTGGTCTTTATAAACTGGAAGATGATAGCAGTATTAGATTCGACTCTGCGGGTTGTTTAGAATGCGGTACATGTAAATTCTTATGTGGTGAAACAATTTTAGAAAAATGGGAATATCCTCGCGGAACATTTGGAATTGAATACCGTTACGGTTAA